One segment of Meleagris gallopavo isolate NT-WF06-2002-E0010 breed Aviagen turkey brand Nicholas breeding stock chromosome 8, Turkey_5.1, whole genome shotgun sequence DNA contains the following:
- the PRDX3 gene encoding thioredoxin-dependent peroxide reductase, mitochondrial codes for SAGRPRCAVPRGGSAEAAARNALCVPAGASRLAPAVTQHAPFFKGTAVVNGEFKELTLDDFKGKYLVLFFYPLDFTFVCPTEIVAFSNKANEFHDVNCEVVAVSVDSHFCHLAWINTPRKSGGLGKMNIPVLSDLTKQISRDYGVLLEGPGIALRGLFIIDPNGVIKHLSINDLPVGRSVEETLRLVKAFQYVETHGEVCPANWTPDSPTIKPSPEASKEYFEKVHTQTLKCR; via the exons AGCGCGGGGCGGCCCCGCTGCGCTGTGCCCCGGGGTGGCAGCGCGGAGGCGGCGGCCCGCAATGCGTTATGTGTCCCCGCAGGCGCCTCGCGGCTCGCCCCGGCCGTCACGCAGCACGCCCCGTTCTTTAAAGGCACGGCCGTCGTCAATGGGGAGTTCAAGGAACTGACCCTAGATGATTTCAAGGGGAAATACCTCGTGCTTTTCTTCTACCCTCTGGATTT CACCTTTGTGTGCCCCACAGAAATTGTGGCTTTTAGTAACAAAGCGAATGAGTTCCACGATGTGAACTGCGAGGTGGTGGCGGTTTCTGTGGACTCCCACTTCTGCCACCTGGCCTGGATAAATACACCACGCAAG AGTGGCGGCTTGGGCAAGATGAATATTCCAGTTCTATCAGACCTCACAAAACAAATCTCCCGTGATTATGGTGTTCTGCTAGAAGGACCTGGCATTGCACTAAG AGGTCTCTTCATCATTGATCCAAATGGGGTCATCAAACATCTGAGCATCAATGATCTCCCTGTCGGTCGCAGTGTGGAAGAGACCCTTCGCTTGGTGAAAGCATTCCAGTATGTGGAAACACATGGAGAGGTTTGCCCAGCAAACTGGACTCCAGATTCCCCTACA ATCAAACCAAGTCCAGAGGCTTCTaaagaatattttgagaaagtgcacacacaaacactgaAATGCAGATGA